A single Echinimonas agarilytica DNA region contains:
- a CDS encoding XdhC family protein → MSNQFSDLLTRWYPKRDELEWVLGTIIGTQGSAYRKAGAMLLMNSLGQYDGLLSGGCLESDIMRQAQRVMDSGESHIIVYDMQHDDDLGWQLGIGCGGTVEILLQPLHAGNDYQGLAQLHQLLGRHQDAYLVVDKFGESHNKLFDHENLAAQYIQNICQTPVDITRQSKQLVAGRYWVFQQTCAPQIAVFGAGADARPLVSLAATLGWHVHLVDSRSGYARPAYFPLARHIYHQAFDALQEEPFLQHIDAAVVMGHSIGFDAAAIALLQHSPVQYVGLLGPSHRKNKVLQACDVDEFKRPIAGPIGLNLGGELPESIALSILAEIHAHLFKSDARSLSNMLIKNNRTSQGVA, encoded by the coding sequence ATGAGTAATCAGTTCAGTGATTTATTAACTCGTTGGTACCCCAAACGCGATGAACTCGAATGGGTTTTGGGCACTATTATTGGTACCCAAGGCTCAGCTTATCGCAAAGCGGGTGCCATGCTATTGATGAATAGCTTGGGGCAATATGACGGATTGCTCAGTGGTGGCTGCTTAGAAAGCGACATTATGCGCCAAGCGCAACGCGTGATGGACTCAGGCGAGAGTCATATCATTGTGTATGACATGCAGCATGATGACGATCTTGGTTGGCAACTTGGCATTGGTTGCGGTGGAACGGTAGAAATTTTATTGCAGCCCTTGCATGCCGGTAACGACTATCAAGGTTTGGCGCAACTTCATCAATTATTGGGTCGTCACCAAGACGCATACTTGGTGGTTGATAAATTTGGGGAATCCCATAATAAGCTATTTGACCATGAGAACTTGGCCGCTCAATACATTCAAAATATCTGTCAAACTCCAGTAGATATCACACGTCAGTCAAAGCAGCTGGTGGCCGGACGTTATTGGGTGTTTCAACAAACCTGTGCCCCTCAAATTGCTGTTTTTGGTGCTGGGGCTGATGCTCGTCCATTAGTCTCGTTGGCTGCCACCTTAGGTTGGCACGTACATTTAGTTGATTCTCGCAGTGGCTACGCCAGACCAGCCTATTTCCCACTGGCTCGGCATATCTACCATCAGGCATTTGATGCACTTCAGGAAGAGCCCTTTTTACAGCACATCGATGCGGCTGTTGTGATGGGGCACAGTATTGGCTTTGATGCTGCAGCCATAGCGTTGCTGCAACACAGCCCTGTGCAATATGTGGGTTTATTGGGACCAAGCCATCGCAAAAACAAAGTATTGCAGGCCTGCGATGTGGACGAGTTTAAACGTCCCATTGCAGGGCCTATTGGTTTGAATCTAGGAGGGGAGTTGCCCGAATCGATCGCGCTTTCCATATTGGCCGAAATTCACGCGCATTTGTTCAAATCGGATGCGCGCTCGCTTTCCAATATGCTGATCAAAAATAATCGCACATCTCAGGGAGTTGCGTAG
- a CDS encoding nucleotidyltransferase family protein, which translates to MSYAIVLLAAGRGSRFQSIKQLAMLNEQLLVNRQLGFYCRFQRPLYLVLGAYQAQIEAQIEPKYLSDITIVSNPDWALGMGHSISQAMAYITTHSNYSHALIALLDQPCITQADIELLMAQSHREPDSIISAGYAEQTGVPAIFPAQQFHALQSLQGDVGAKKIIHKSHHKRIVDMPNAAFDIDTQQQLNEIRNSLC; encoded by the coding sequence GTGTCGTACGCCATTGTATTGCTCGCCGCTGGGCGCGGCTCTCGGTTTCAGTCAATTAAACAACTGGCGATGCTAAACGAGCAATTGCTGGTTAATCGACAGCTTGGATTTTATTGTCGATTTCAGCGCCCGCTATATCTTGTTCTAGGTGCCTATCAAGCGCAAATAGAGGCGCAAATTGAACCGAAATATTTGTCGGATATTACGATTGTTTCAAACCCTGATTGGGCGTTAGGAATGGGGCATTCGATCTCACAGGCGATGGCTTATATCACAACCCATAGCAACTACTCTCATGCGCTCATTGCTTTGTTGGATCAGCCTTGTATTACGCAAGCCGATATTGAGTTGTTGATGGCGCAAAGTCATCGCGAACCCGATTCCATTATTAGTGCAGGGTATGCCGAACAAACGGGTGTTCCTGCTATTTTTCCCGCACAACAGTTTCATGCCTTGCAGTCACTTCAAGGTGACGTAGGCGCAAAAAAAATCATTCATAAAAGTCATCACAAACGGATTGTCGATATGCCCAATGCCGCATTCGATATTGATACACAGCAGCAACTGAACGAAATAAGGAATTCTTTATGTTAA
- a CDS encoding (2Fe-2S)-binding protein — protein sequence MLTIKVNDQQHEVDVEPETPLLWVIRDVLQMTGTKFGCGKGLCGACTVHFNGNPVRSCSLPVEAAVGANITTIEGVEENLIVAPSAKAVKQAWVAENVPQCGYCQSGQIMSAIALVKSNPHPSDDDIDTAMSGNLCRCGTYQRIKKAIKTAAKA from the coding sequence ATGTTAACCATCAAGGTCAATGATCAACAACACGAGGTTGATGTAGAGCCGGAGACCCCTTTGCTTTGGGTGATTCGGGATGTACTGCAAATGACAGGTACCAAGTTTGGCTGCGGTAAAGGCTTATGTGGTGCATGCACGGTGCACTTTAATGGAAATCCTGTGCGCTCATGCTCGCTGCCCGTGGAAGCCGCGGTAGGCGCCAACATTACTACGATTGAAGGGGTTGAAGAGAACCTGATTGTTGCGCCAAGTGCCAAAGCCGTGAAACAAGCATGGGTGGCAGAAAATGTGCCGCAGTGTGGCTATTGTCAATCGGGACAGATCATGTCGGCTATTGCGCTGGTGAAATCCAACCCCCATCCGTCTGATGACGACATTGATACCGCAATGAGCGGAAACTTATGCCGCTGCGGTACATATCAGCGCATTAAAAAAGCCATTAAAACGGCGGCTAAGGCATAG
- a CDS encoding xanthine dehydrogenase family protein molybdopterin-binding subunit, whose amino-acid sequence MDIKLSSPVENVSRRRFLKALGVTSGGFVLGGVVPLSAPAWADESAAANQLNLFISINTNNQVDIVCHRSEMGQGVRTSVPQVIADELDADWDLVNVVQGMANDAYGSQNTDGSTSIRNAYMRLRQLGASARTMLEQAAAQVWKVPVEQCKSDFHKVVNVKTGQSLSYGELAPVAAGIKPPETNTVSLKEKSEFRYIGKGLASVDLPDVVNGTTEFGQDIQIPGMVIASIERCPVFGGTMKTFDAAAAKKVKGVLDVITIKATPGAPVFHALGGVAVLASNTYAAHKGREKLNIEWDLGPNVSHNSDEYLQQRIDAVNQPAKPVRFAGDVKQAFADSDKQVAATYTVPYLVHAPMEPPAATAMMHTDGSCEIWACTQAPQGVRDHAAKALGLKKEQVRVHVTLLGGAFGRKAKADFAVEAALLAQASGKPVKVVWSREDDIQHSYYHAISAQHYEAALDDKDALSAWVGRTSFPTIASTFNLKQKEPMSFEQGGGFADVPFAVENISCEVTPVDSHVRIGWMRSVANIHHGFGVGSFVDEIAAAKQQDPKQCWIELLGNHSNVDLNQGDYKNPNYGASAADHPIDTARYKNVIELACGKAGWGKKLPAGEGLGLSVHRSFLAYVAVVSHVKVEGKKLTVKHMYCAADSGTIANLDRVESQMEGAMIFGLSIALMSEISTKNGAIEQSNFNDYMVVRMNQSPDIDVQIVQSDALPAGVGEPGVPPVAASIANAVYAATGKRYRDLPLNKAFRV is encoded by the coding sequence ATGGATATCAAGTTATCGTCACCAGTTGAAAATGTCAGCCGTCGTCGTTTTTTAAAAGCGCTTGGGGTGACGTCCGGCGGTTTTGTACTAGGTGGAGTGGTGCCTTTGTCAGCACCCGCTTGGGCAGATGAGTCCGCTGCTGCAAATCAACTTAATTTGTTCATTAGTATTAACACCAACAACCAGGTTGATATCGTCTGCCACCGCTCAGAAATGGGGCAAGGTGTGCGCACAAGTGTACCGCAAGTCATTGCCGATGAGCTGGATGCTGACTGGGATTTGGTGAATGTGGTTCAGGGAATGGCGAACGATGCATATGGAAGCCAAAATACCGACGGATCCACATCGATTCGAAATGCTTATATGCGCTTACGCCAACTTGGAGCTTCAGCACGAACCATGCTGGAGCAAGCTGCTGCGCAAGTGTGGAAGGTTCCAGTAGAGCAATGTAAATCAGACTTTCACAAAGTGGTGAATGTGAAGACTGGACAGTCACTCAGCTATGGCGAGTTGGCACCTGTCGCTGCTGGAATAAAACCGCCCGAAACGAACACCGTTAGTCTCAAGGAAAAGTCTGAATTTCGTTATATCGGCAAAGGCTTAGCCAGTGTAGATTTGCCCGATGTTGTGAATGGCACCACTGAATTTGGTCAAGATATTCAAATTCCGGGGATGGTGATTGCGAGTATAGAGCGTTGTCCGGTCTTTGGTGGCACCATGAAGACCTTTGATGCAGCTGCGGCTAAGAAAGTGAAGGGAGTGCTCGATGTAATCACCATCAAAGCAACGCCGGGCGCGCCTGTGTTTCATGCACTTGGCGGGGTGGCTGTGCTGGCGTCAAATACTTATGCTGCGCACAAAGGTCGCGAGAAGCTCAACATTGAATGGGATTTGGGGCCGAATGTGTCCCACAATTCTGATGAATATCTGCAGCAACGCATTGATGCGGTGAATCAACCCGCTAAGCCGGTTCGTTTTGCTGGCGATGTAAAGCAAGCCTTTGCTGATAGTGACAAACAGGTAGCGGCCACGTATACAGTGCCTTATCTTGTTCATGCACCGATGGAACCGCCGGCCGCCACCGCCATGATGCATACTGATGGCAGTTGCGAGATTTGGGCTTGCACTCAAGCGCCTCAAGGTGTTCGTGATCATGCCGCCAAAGCCCTTGGGCTGAAAAAAGAACAAGTCAGAGTACATGTGACTTTGTTGGGTGGGGCGTTTGGTCGCAAAGCCAAAGCTGATTTTGCCGTGGAAGCAGCCCTATTAGCTCAGGCCTCCGGCAAGCCTGTAAAAGTGGTTTGGTCGCGTGAAGATGATATTCAACACAGCTACTATCATGCGATTAGTGCTCAGCACTACGAAGCAGCACTCGATGACAAAGATGCACTCAGCGCTTGGGTAGGGCGCACCAGCTTTCCAACCATTGCCTCTACATTTAACCTCAAACAAAAAGAGCCAATGTCGTTTGAACAAGGAGGCGGATTTGCCGATGTTCCCTTTGCAGTTGAGAACATTAGTTGTGAAGTGACGCCAGTAGACAGCCATGTTCGGATTGGTTGGATGCGATCCGTGGCGAATATTCACCACGGATTTGGTGTGGGTAGTTTTGTGGACGAGATTGCAGCTGCGAAGCAGCAAGATCCAAAACAATGCTGGATTGAACTCCTTGGCAATCATTCAAATGTAGATTTAAACCAAGGTGATTATAAAAACCCGAATTATGGTGCATCGGCGGCTGATCATCCAATTGATACAGCTCGCTACAAAAATGTCATTGAGCTGGCGTGCGGCAAAGCTGGTTGGGGCAAGAAGCTACCGGCCGGAGAAGGGTTAGGTTTGTCAGTTCATCGCTCGTTTCTCGCGTATGTGGCTGTAGTGAGTCATGTTAAAGTGGAAGGCAAGAAGCTCACGGTGAAGCATATGTATTGCGCCGCTGACTCAGGCACAATTGCCAACCTTGATCGGGTCGAATCACAAATGGAAGGAGCGATGATCTTTGGCTTGAGTATTGCTCTGATGAGTGAGATATCGACCAAAAATGGGGCCATTGAACAGTCAAACTTCAATGATTACATGGTGGTTCGAATGAATCAGTCTCCCGACATCGACGTACAAATTGTGCAAAGCGATGCTTTACCTGCTGGGGTGGGAGAGCCGGGTGTACCTCCTGTTGCAGCAAGTATTGCAAATGCTGTGTATGCGGCAACGGGTAAGCGCTATCGAGACTTGCCTTTGAACAAGGCGTTTCGTGTTTAG
- a CDS encoding CRTAC1 family protein, with protein MKLKTLVLLIPLALLQNGCSFAKDSKASPKNVPILFSDVTEEVGIRSSPSWKYGGPAIADLNGDGRYELMLGNHDRVPAQLFWAKADNTYTEHHEAIAQWDLHGIAAGDYDNDGDGDIIIAMGGGNGANPKPPRFIQNNNGEFKDVTQSSGIAEMGARGRSARWIDLDSDGDLDLLQINAAQLQSETGPRNLLFENLGDGTFTYRSSAVFDQLDAEKVLVSDFNGDHIPDLVAFSPLQFLQGNNDFTFTDVTQSRLPKGFEDDDFISAVAEADIDNDGDLDYYVARGKTYYQIANNAVSFNPQTTRLDLRDEGNKSHDGISFDAEGDVVLSDFWHWPRNIKVTFPVFLGKNKVALDTPTSSVTVTQQEALGFPDSVQENGWYLGYLGNGKWRMEWKLNGNLAWDIRASVTGLTSVTPDWEPQHLGVQDLLLRNDGDTFTDISTKLPALSGDNNWGVITGDFNNDTFQDFFIYRFGELKTRIADVLIVNEGSEMFSQRLDHQANVLSDGGHGDMGAAFDYNQDGDLDIFSGDDDDGKWRLYRNLGSSNTHSYVHAHIGYSRNGVDPIGAEVKVTTKSGSQFKRIGSGSATHSQSTLNMAHFGLGHDTKIERIQVRWRDGTTAQLTGVDANKIHVFGTPNPQP; from the coding sequence ATGAAACTAAAAACTCTAGTATTACTCATCCCCCTCGCGTTATTGCAAAACGGATGCTCTTTTGCAAAAGACTCGAAAGCATCCCCAAAAAATGTGCCGATCCTGTTTAGTGATGTCACTGAAGAAGTAGGAATTCGTTCGAGCCCCTCATGGAAGTATGGCGGCCCAGCAATAGCCGACCTGAACGGGGATGGTCGCTATGAATTGATGCTCGGAAACCACGATAGAGTTCCCGCTCAGTTATTTTGGGCCAAGGCCGATAATACCTATACCGAACACCACGAAGCCATTGCCCAATGGGACTTGCACGGTATTGCCGCTGGTGATTACGACAATGATGGCGATGGCGATATCATTATTGCTATGGGCGGAGGAAATGGTGCAAATCCAAAGCCGCCTCGCTTTATTCAAAACAACAACGGTGAATTCAAAGACGTCACGCAGTCATCCGGCATCGCAGAAATGGGAGCTCGAGGGCGCTCTGCTCGTTGGATTGACCTCGACTCTGATGGCGACTTAGATTTACTACAAATCAATGCAGCTCAGCTTCAAAGTGAAACGGGTCCTCGTAACTTATTGTTTGAAAACCTTGGGGATGGAACCTTCACCTATCGCAGCAGCGCGGTGTTTGATCAGCTCGATGCAGAAAAGGTGTTGGTCAGTGATTTCAATGGCGATCATATTCCTGATTTAGTGGCTTTTTCGCCACTTCAGTTTCTACAGGGGAATAATGATTTCACCTTCACGGATGTGACTCAATCGCGCTTACCTAAAGGCTTTGAAGATGACGATTTCATCTCGGCTGTAGCCGAAGCCGACATTGATAATGACGGTGATCTGGACTATTACGTCGCTCGCGGCAAAACCTATTATCAAATCGCCAACAATGCGGTCTCATTTAACCCTCAAACGACTCGATTAGATCTTAGAGACGAAGGCAACAAAAGTCATGACGGCATTAGTTTTGACGCAGAAGGCGATGTCGTACTGAGTGATTTTTGGCACTGGCCACGGAATATCAAAGTGACTTTTCCGGTTTTCTTAGGGAAGAACAAAGTTGCATTAGACACCCCAACTAGCAGCGTGACTGTGACTCAACAAGAAGCCTTAGGCTTCCCCGACTCCGTCCAAGAAAACGGCTGGTATTTGGGCTATTTGGGGAATGGTAAATGGCGCATGGAATGGAAACTTAATGGCAATCTAGCGTGGGATATTCGTGCTTCGGTTACTGGCTTAACGTCTGTCACTCCCGACTGGGAGCCTCAACATTTGGGTGTTCAGGATCTATTACTGCGCAATGACGGCGATACATTCACTGATATCTCAACCAAGTTACCCGCTCTCAGTGGCGATAATAATTGGGGCGTGATCACTGGAGATTTTAACAACGACACATTCCAAGACTTCTTTATCTATCGATTTGGAGAACTCAAAACACGCATTGCAGACGTGCTGATAGTGAACGAAGGGAGTGAAATGTTCAGCCAGCGCCTAGACCATCAAGCGAATGTATTATCTGATGGCGGACACGGCGATATGGGAGCAGCCTTCGACTACAACCAAGACGGCGATTTAGACATATTTAGCGGTGATGACGATGATGGCAAATGGCGCTTGTATCGCAACTTAGGCTCGTCTAACACGCACTCATATGTACACGCTCACATTGGATACTCTCGCAATGGCGTTGACCCCATTGGTGCCGAGGTAAAGGTAACCACCAAAAGCGGCAGCCAATTCAAACGCATTGGTTCGGGCAGCGCTACGCACTCTCAAAGCACGTTAAACATGGCTCATTTTGGACTCGGCCACGACACAAAAATTGAGCGCATTCAGGTACGTTGGAGAGATGGAACAACGGCACAATTGACGGGCGTTGATGCAAATAAAATACACGTATTTGGCACGCCCAATCCACAACCGTAA
- a CDS encoding sugar efflux transporter — MLFSGLKDARGLFLVLSTLTGLIGSFVYPLMSLFLVQQLDSPPIFIGIYTVSVTIAGLIFSQWLGYLADRGVSARKMFMLAVSGMGFALLIYANATSFWQVLAAGIVLLSVGNAAVPQMLTIARQWAEREKNVDIAGFNASLRAAISLAWIVGPPLGFALAASVGFSGSFYLAAICAVVSFLFAYRFIPEVDTCLNRSKAATPNKISASFWMLGLALTLGASGNILYSSSLPLYTIRELGFDNYTPGLFMGLVACLEIPVMLFSSRLSRRISKTKLIGISFICGMFFYTGIFFSTQVWQFIALQFVNALFYGLFAGVGLTLLQEELPERIGFTSAFYSNSIKIGMMIGTTGTGIIGQFLSFRHVSLGAFTTAFMASVCLILYWHLKKSQPQTHIETDEIRG, encoded by the coding sequence ATGTTGTTTAGCGGTCTCAAAGATGCACGTGGGTTATTTTTAGTACTCAGCACATTAACCGGTTTAATCGGTTCATTTGTGTACCCATTAATGAGCTTATTTTTAGTACAGCAATTGGATAGCCCCCCAATTTTCATTGGTATTTATACTGTTTCAGTCACCATTGCAGGCCTTATTTTTAGTCAATGGTTAGGCTATTTGGCAGACCGAGGTGTGAGCGCTCGAAAGATGTTTATGTTGGCCGTGTCGGGAATGGGATTCGCGCTGTTGATCTATGCCAATGCAACGTCATTTTGGCAGGTTTTGGCGGCTGGAATAGTGCTTTTGTCGGTTGGTAATGCAGCAGTACCTCAAATGTTAACCATTGCCCGACAATGGGCCGAACGCGAAAAAAATGTTGATATTGCGGGTTTCAATGCCAGTTTAAGGGCTGCCATCTCTTTGGCTTGGATTGTTGGCCCTCCGCTAGGCTTCGCTCTGGCTGCCAGTGTTGGTTTTAGTGGTTCATTTTACCTTGCTGCAATATGTGCGGTGGTTTCCTTCTTATTTGCATATCGCTTTATACCTGAAGTAGACACTTGTTTAAATCGTTCAAAAGCCGCTACCCCCAATAAAATCAGCGCTTCATTTTGGATGTTAGGCCTTGCACTCACATTAGGCGCATCAGGGAATATTTTGTATTCATCTTCGTTGCCGTTGTACACCATTCGAGAGCTTGGTTTTGACAACTACACACCGGGGTTATTCATGGGGCTGGTGGCTTGCTTAGAGATTCCAGTAATGCTCTTTTCCAGTCGACTGTCTCGTCGCATCAGCAAGACTAAATTGATTGGTATCTCTTTTATTTGTGGGATGTTTTTTTACACGGGTATATTTTTCTCCACCCAAGTTTGGCAGTTCATTGCACTACAGTTTGTGAATGCATTATTTTATGGCTTATTTGCTGGTGTTGGCCTCACATTATTGCAAGAAGAGTTACCCGAGCGCATTGGGTTTACCTCTGCCTTCTATTCCAATTCAATCAAAATTGGCATGATGATCGGTACGACCGGCACCGGCATCATCGGTCAATTTTTGAGTTTTAGGCATGTCAGCTTAGGTGCGTTTACAACCGCGTTTATGGCATCTGTATGCCTCATTCTTTATTGGCATTTGAAAAAGTCGCAGCCTCAGACTCATATTGAAACCGATGAGATTCGCGGGTAA